A genomic region of Pseudomonas migulae contains the following coding sequences:
- a CDS encoding efflux transporter outer membrane subunit: MHLTRSSQLLLLGVLGLSGCVRLGPDFQSPKQAWIDHWNSPALEQSSQRDLHPDLRQWWQVFGDPVLDRLIAEADAHNSDLRIAGLRVMEARAQLGIAQSGRYPQLQQASVDSLYFNRRQSGGSNPQDSHFWQHSAAFDIGWELDFWGRFSRAIESADAGYFAAQANYEDVLVLLRAQVADTYFSLRTTEARLRVARENAKQQQRNFEITEKLFNSGQQAELDLQQAKTQYLGTLSTIPNFEDQVLRTRNALAVLIGQPPGALPQLLENEGLIPLVDRAVLQDVPANLLLRRPDVRAAELNVAAQSALIGVAETDFYPSLTLLGSIVWSADTLNGTSRSLDFIGGPSLRWNLFDHGQISNNVRIQDARLQQLIEAYRDKVRQAAREADDAASGLVKSLERERILREAEVAAKRSLVLASAQYREGYSDFQRVLDAQRALLEQQDNYLVSRSNAVSNVIALYKALGGGWYSALPKIDAATRRQMEQRTDWGDLLDEPSAAQAKKVNDHE, from the coding sequence ATGCATTTGACGCGATCAAGCCAACTGCTCCTGCTGGGTGTGCTCGGCTTGAGTGGCTGCGTGCGCCTGGGGCCGGATTTTCAGTCACCGAAGCAAGCATGGATTGACCACTGGAACTCCCCTGCCCTTGAGCAATCCAGCCAGCGCGACCTGCATCCTGATCTGCGGCAGTGGTGGCAAGTCTTCGGCGATCCGGTGCTCGATCGTCTGATCGCCGAGGCGGATGCCCACAATTCAGATCTGAGGATTGCCGGTCTGCGCGTGATGGAGGCCCGGGCCCAACTGGGGATCGCTCAAAGCGGACGCTACCCGCAATTGCAGCAAGCCAGCGTCGACAGTCTGTACTTCAACCGCAGGCAGTCCGGTGGGAGCAATCCGCAGGACAGCCATTTCTGGCAACACAGCGCAGCGTTCGACATTGGCTGGGAGCTGGATTTCTGGGGGCGCTTCAGTCGTGCCATCGAATCCGCCGATGCCGGTTACTTCGCCGCGCAAGCCAACTATGAAGATGTGCTCGTCCTGCTGCGTGCCCAAGTGGCGGACACCTACTTTTCGTTGCGTACCACCGAGGCGCGTTTGCGCGTTGCGAGGGAAAACGCCAAACAGCAACAGCGTAATTTCGAGATCACCGAAAAGCTGTTCAACAGCGGCCAGCAAGCCGAACTCGACCTGCAACAGGCCAAGACTCAATACCTGGGCACCCTGAGCACCATTCCCAACTTCGAAGACCAGGTGCTGCGTACCCGCAATGCGCTGGCTGTGTTGATCGGCCAGCCACCCGGCGCGCTGCCGCAGTTGCTTGAGAATGAAGGTTTGATCCCGTTGGTAGACCGCGCCGTGCTGCAGGATGTGCCCGCCAATCTACTGCTGCGTCGGCCCGACGTGCGCGCGGCCGAACTCAATGTCGCGGCCCAATCGGCGCTGATCGGCGTCGCCGAAACCGATTTCTACCCGTCGTTGACCTTGCTCGGCAGCATCGTCTGGTCGGCCGACACGCTGAACGGCACCTCCAGAAGCCTCGACTTCATCGGCGGCCCCAGCCTGCGCTGGAACCTGTTCGACCATGGCCAGATCAGCAACAACGTGCGTATCCAGGATGCGCGGTTGCAGCAGTTGATCGAGGCTTACCGCGACAAGGTTCGCCAGGCGGCGCGCGAGGCCGATGACGCTGCCAGTGGATTGGTCAAATCCCTGGAACGCGAACGCATCCTGCGTGAGGCCGAAGTCGCCGCCAAACGCTCGCTGGTGTTGGCCAGCGCGCAATATCGTGAGGGTTACTCAGACTTCCAGCGGGTGCTGGATGCGCAACGCGCCTTGCTCGAGCAACAGGACAATTACCTGGTCAGCCGCAGCAATGCCGTGAGCAATGTGATCGCCCTGTACAAAGCCCTGGGCGGTGGCTGGTATAGCGCGCTGCCGAAAATCGATGCGGCGACGCGCCGGCAAATGGAGCAACGCACGGACTGGGGCGATCTGCTGGATGAGCCCTCAGCTGCGCAAGCCAAAAAGGTAAACGACCATGAGTGA
- a CDS encoding transporter suffix domain-containing protein encodes MNAPHTAGWRFKLGIAIICLMLGSWLMVPIVAAAGMSGSRIAALTGVLFISNKVLLIIVIAVMGKAGFQQLKSSLFGYVSALAPTTDTEVGPWRHRIGVVMFCLPLFSAFLEPYVDSIWPGLRPNIWQLQLLGDLMLIGSFFVLGGNFWEKVRALFIRTARVVNTSAV; translated from the coding sequence ATGAATGCACCGCACACCGCTGGATGGCGCTTCAAACTGGGCATCGCGATCATATGCCTGATGCTCGGCTCATGGCTGATGGTGCCCATCGTGGCGGCAGCGGGCATGTCGGGTTCGAGGATCGCGGCGCTGACAGGCGTTCTGTTTATCAGTAACAAGGTGCTGCTGATTATCGTCATCGCGGTCATGGGCAAGGCGGGGTTTCAGCAGCTCAAAAGCAGCTTGTTTGGCTACGTGTCTGCACTGGCACCGACAACCGACACCGAAGTTGGGCCGTGGCGCCATCGGATCGGCGTCGTGATGTTTTGTTTGCCGCTGTTCTCGGCTTTTCTCGAGCCTTATGTGGACAGTATCTGGCCGGGACTTCGGCCGAATATCTGGCAGCTGCAGTTGTTGGGCGACCTGATGTTGATCGGCAGCTTTTTTGTACTGGGGGGAAATTTCTGGGAAAAAGTGCGTGCGTTGTTCATTCGGACGGCGAGGGTCGTGAACACAAGCGCAGTGTGA
- a CDS encoding cupin domain-containing protein, protein MRLNSEAIVTALNLEPHVEGGYYRRTFQADQQPLVETLGGPRYAMTSIYYLLTTDSPIGQFHFNQSDIMHYYHLGDAIQYSLIFPDGELRTVVMGSNVIAGELLQLHAPGGIWKASQLVNGSAGFGLISEAVSPGFDFADMQMGDRQKLCEAFPEHSTLIEQLKGEISCAKSACNGANLEIPCYV, encoded by the coding sequence TTGCGGCTAAACAGTGAAGCAATAGTGACGGCGCTTAACCTGGAACCACACGTCGAAGGTGGCTACTACCGCAGAACTTTTCAGGCTGACCAGCAACCTCTGGTCGAGACGCTCGGCGGTCCACGGTATGCGATGACGTCCATCTATTACCTGTTGACCACAGATTCACCGATCGGCCAGTTTCACTTTAACCAATCGGACATCATGCATTACTACCATCTGGGCGACGCCATTCAGTACAGCCTGATTTTTCCGGACGGCGAACTGAGAACTGTCGTGATGGGCAGCAACGTCATCGCTGGAGAATTGCTGCAGCTGCACGCACCGGGTGGCATCTGGAAAGCTTCGCAGCTTGTGAATGGCTCAGCGGGATTTGGTTTGATCAGTGAGGCCGTATCGCCAGGGTTTGATTTTGCAGATATGCAGATGGGTGACAGACAAAAGCTGTGCGAGGCGTTTCCTGAGCATTCGACATTGATTGAGCAGCTGAAGGGAGAAATCAGCTGCGCCAAATCCGCGTGCAACGGGGCTAACCTTGAAATACCTTGTTACGTGTAA
- a CDS encoding tyrosine-type recombinase/integrase, which produces MKLIQCRFSSGQRVPLLVNAGNAEPLPILVPFIYVQLRLRHRAYNTAAAHLRAIQAFYIYAKSRDLNIDDAILACQFESILALLDGYAIWLQSGRQADNLVARIGKAETAPFPYIDPRTRDQYLRLLKLYLSWCVTRYIPRARQNSTTLANIEVVFADVADVIERRFESHITNVRQDRARYRSLTDTQLQIIRTLIRPGATENPFPERLQLRNWLMIELLLETGMRRGELLKLYTTDVNEGSQHAYVSINDREHDPGDPRAEEPALKTHGRTVGISAQLYEVYERYIQGERRPLRNGKPMKLLYHYLFISDRGRPLSIRALSNVLDRLFLTIELAHPGLLPTLSAHDFRHTFADRFLAYLVEKRGYDLERATDELRRVCGWSDTSTMPRRYASRYLAESANLHNAQRASAAWSRLDS; this is translated from the coding sequence ATGAAGCTGATTCAATGCCGTTTCTCTTCAGGTCAGCGTGTTCCGCTGCTCGTGAACGCTGGTAACGCGGAGCCGTTGCCCATACTCGTTCCGTTCATCTACGTCCAACTCAGACTCAGGCACCGGGCTTACAATACGGCGGCGGCACATCTGCGCGCGATCCAGGCTTTCTATATCTATGCTAAAAGCCGTGACCTCAATATTGATGACGCCATCTTGGCCTGCCAATTCGAATCGATTTTGGCTTTACTGGACGGTTACGCCATTTGGCTCCAAAGCGGCCGTCAAGCCGACAACCTGGTCGCCCGAATCGGCAAAGCTGAAACTGCACCTTTTCCGTATATCGATCCGCGTACTCGTGACCAGTACCTGCGTTTGCTGAAGCTATACCTGTCCTGGTGTGTCACCCGATACATCCCGCGCGCTCGTCAAAATTCAACCACCCTGGCTAACATCGAGGTTGTATTTGCAGATGTCGCCGACGTCATTGAGCGGCGCTTTGAGAGCCATATCACCAACGTTCGGCAGGACCGCGCTCGTTACCGCAGCCTGACGGATACGCAACTCCAGATCATTCGCACATTGATTCGCCCCGGCGCTACGGAGAATCCGTTCCCGGAAAGGCTGCAGCTGCGCAATTGGCTAATGATTGAATTACTACTGGAGACCGGTATGCGCCGAGGGGAGCTTCTCAAGCTCTACACCACCGATGTCAATGAGGGTTCTCAGCATGCCTATGTCAGCATCAATGACCGCGAACATGATCCCGGCGACCCGCGCGCTGAAGAGCCTGCGCTGAAAACACACGGACGGACAGTAGGTATCTCGGCGCAGTTGTATGAGGTCTACGAGCGTTATATCCAGGGCGAGCGACGCCCCCTGCGTAATGGCAAACCAATGAAATTGCTGTACCACTATTTGTTCATCTCTGACCGAGGTCGCCCGCTGTCGATCCGCGCGTTGTCTAACGTCCTTGATCGGCTGTTTCTGACCATTGAACTGGCTCATCCGGGGTTGTTGCCTACACTTTCCGCGCATGACTTTCGCCACACCTTTGCCGATCGGTTTTTGGCTTACCTTGTCGAGAAGCGTGGGTATGACCTCGAGCGGGCCACAGACGAACTCCGGCGAGTCTGCGGTTGGTCCGACACTTCGACGATGCCACGCCGTTATGCAAGTCGTTATCTAGCCGAGTCGGCTAACCTCCACAACGCCCAGCGTGCTTCGGCAGCCTGGAGCCGACTTGACAGTTAA
- a CDS encoding tyrosine-type recombinase/integrase, with protein sequence MTKSADQEHASPSSSFPTYAFEGPAQVAIRTRTTDQPRYVDTRLPVWTWYDGGLAMKIDWAALQLNSELIEIGKGFMAYALEKYAPRTAVMFADTLRFLSSTNLATGLPWDTHQLVTALEELKKTRAVLIGFRRLYRWAMDRGINGFDPITYLKIKDVKSDRVDPHARIFLSQSGLDLDEEVRLLKRIERDIQVQNWNEFQLNIMLNLCFELGPRSIQLHSLDIEDFEFIESADFEKYYTLWLPMAKKVGQRRPERRPRKLTTRLGEKISEHISIVQRRFGRGCKPLFVNLKGRRLSVSEIIACLKQELREAGIDKPNQVTMLLRHHLGQGLADQGTPADMIAELLGHNSTVAARAYVTATPNIARIKEKALGKSPAYQRIMRSLLTGEIVQRRDTVPERAIRGVIDTQYIGEIGACALPVHTHCPYNPVFACYTCKKFHPFADGRHEQVKEALQREAQRFIDMAEQVGDLIHNRPLAQHQTTILAVSATIERCRQHTEDAADDAL encoded by the coding sequence GTGACCAAATCAGCCGATCAAGAACACGCTTCACCCTCCTCCTCTTTTCCGACCTACGCGTTCGAGGGCCCGGCTCAGGTTGCGATTCGAACTCGCACCACTGACCAGCCACGATACGTCGATACCCGGCTGCCGGTGTGGACGTGGTACGACGGTGGACTCGCGATGAAAATCGATTGGGCTGCACTCCAATTGAATTCGGAGCTAATAGAAATAGGCAAAGGTTTTATGGCCTATGCACTTGAGAAATATGCTCCTCGAACCGCGGTAATGTTCGCAGATACCCTACGCTTTTTATCTAGTACAAATCTCGCGACCGGACTTCCTTGGGACACCCATCAGCTGGTCACTGCTCTCGAGGAACTCAAAAAAACGAGGGCAGTACTTATAGGATTTCGAAGGCTTTACCGATGGGCAATGGATAGAGGAATCAATGGCTTCGATCCAATCACCTACTTAAAAATCAAGGATGTGAAATCAGATCGAGTTGACCCGCATGCGCGAATTTTTCTCTCGCAGTCCGGATTAGACCTTGATGAAGAGGTTCGATTACTCAAGCGAATTGAGCGTGATATTCAAGTGCAAAACTGGAATGAATTCCAGCTAAACATAATGCTTAACTTATGTTTCGAGTTGGGCCCTCGCTCGATCCAACTTCACTCGCTCGACATTGAAGATTTTGAGTTCATTGAAAGCGCTGATTTTGAGAAGTACTACACCCTCTGGCTACCCATGGCCAAAAAGGTCGGTCAACGCAGACCTGAACGACGACCTCGTAAACTAACCACGAGACTGGGTGAAAAAATTTCAGAGCATATTTCTATAGTTCAACGACGCTTTGGCAGGGGCTGTAAACCATTATTTGTAAACCTCAAAGGAAGGCGCCTCTCGGTGTCCGAAATAATTGCGTGCCTTAAACAGGAGCTCCGTGAAGCAGGAATAGATAAACCAAACCAGGTAACGATGCTGCTGCGTCATCACCTCGGCCAAGGTCTGGCGGACCAAGGAACGCCAGCAGACATGATTGCCGAACTGCTCGGCCACAATAGCACTGTTGCTGCGCGTGCCTACGTAACGGCAACCCCCAACATTGCCCGGATCAAAGAGAAAGCACTGGGAAAGAGCCCGGCCTATCAACGCATCATGCGCAGCTTATTAACTGGCGAAATCGTCCAACGCCGCGATACTGTGCCGGAAAGGGCCATACGCGGCGTCATCGATACGCAGTACATAGGAGAGATTGGTGCCTGTGCACTGCCGGTTCACACGCACTGCCCCTACAATCCCGTCTTCGCCTGCTACACCTGCAAGAAATTTCACCCCTTTGCTGACGGTCGCCATGAGCAAGTGAAAGAGGCGTTGCAACGGGAAGCGCAACGGTTCATTGATATGGCAGAACAAGTCGGTGACCTCATTCACAACCGGCCCCTCGCCCAGCATCAGACGACCATCCTGGCGGTAAGCGCTACGATCGAGCGCTGCCGGCAGCACACGGAGGACGCCGCAGATGACGCCCTCTAA